A segment of the Granulicella aggregans genome:
GATCGACTCATAGCAGACAAACGCCGCATAAGTGTGTCCGCCAATCTGATAGACCGTCCGCTGCGTCCCCCGGTCCATATCGCCCACTCCGGCAGTCAGCTTATGGGCAAATCCCAGTAGACTCTTGAACGGAATATATTCGCCAAACGGCACCAGGTGGATCTTGTCGTACCGCGAGATTCCCGCGTCGTTCGGCCGGAAGAATGCCGCTGAGTCATAGAGAAGATAAGGCCGCCCATTCGCCGGATCAGGATTCGGCGCGATTCCCAGGCTGCCGATAATCAGCAGCGACTTACTCGAATCCGCCAGCCGATGCATCGCTTCCAGAAACTCCGGTTCCGTCGTATAGAACTCCGAGGGAGCCTCCGGCCACACGATCAAATCCGTCTTCGGCGTCCACGTCTGCGTCTGGTCTTGGGCCTCGGGAACCTCTTGCGCGTCCATCCCTCCGCGGTGCAGGATCACCACCTCGGGCGTCCCGGCCATCTCCGGGATCCCTGCCAGAAACGTCGGCGAAGGATGCGTACTCAAGTGCGAAAACGACTCCAACTTCTGCCCGATACTTTCGGGCAGCCCCTTCTGCTCCGCCCCCACAGAAAGGTTCTCCTGCACCAGCGTCGCCGCTCCGGTTGGCGGACTTAGCTTCACCTCCGGCAAAGCATGGACCCCAACGACATAACCGACACATAGAGCCACCGCCGCAACAGCCAAAGCCGGCCGCATCATCCTGCGCCCCTGGACCTTCACTCGCAGCAGCCACAACGTATTCACCAGCGCAACCACAAACGAAAGCCCATAGACTCCAGTAACCGGAGCCAGCCTCGACAGCAGAGGGTTGTCCACCTGCGTCATCCCCAGCAGGTCCCACGGAAACGACGTAATCCTCGCCCGGGCCAGCTCGACCGCAACCCAGGCAAACGGCACCAGCAACAGCACAGCGTTCCGCCCGAATCCAGCCCGCCGCAACCCTCCCACCACCGCCCCAAACAGAGCATGGTAAAGCCCAAGGTACAGCGCAAAGAGGACCAAGATCCCCAGCGCCACCGGCTTCGGCAACCCGCCGTAGAGATACATTGTCTGGTAGATCCAGTAACAATTCCCCGCATACCAGATCACCCCGCTCAGGTAGCCGAGGAGCGCACTCTGCCACGGCGAAAGCCGCTCTCCACGCCGGTCGTCAGCCAGCAGCGCATACAACAGTGGCAATAACCCTATCCAGGCGAACGCAGTACGCCAAAGTGGGATTGGCCCAGCTATTGGAAAAGGCAGAATCTGGAGTAGACCGGAAAGCGCCGCAAGCGCCCAGCTTCGCATAGCAATGGATCGCATCGAGTTCTAACTTACCACCGGGAAATTGACTGGAGTTACAATCGGTGTACATGGATCCGCTTATCCACATCGTCTCGAAGATTCTCGTCCCGCTCTTTTTCTTCGGACTCCTGGGATCGGCCGTCGTTGTTCTCATCAGTTTCTTCGAAGATTTGACAGAACTGATCGGCGAAGAGGAATAGTCTTGAAGCTACCGATTCCTCGCAGAGTTTCTTTCGTATTCGGCGCGACAGCGCGTTTTACGGATCCCGCATAGTCCATGAAGACCAGCCCGCCAGCCCGGCAAAACTCCTCCCAAACTGTAAACCGCCCGCCCTCAGGCCGCATTCGCCTTGTCGTCGCATCCTCCGTGATGCTGACATTCATCTCCTTCTGGCGCGCCGCAGCCATCGTTCTCAACGACCTCGGCTCCTCCGCCTTCTACGCCGGTGGCATCGCCGAAGAGGCGGTCGGGAAGTCCGCTCCCTGGTTCATCCTCGGCGTCATGCTCTTCAGCTTCGCCGTCCGCGCCGTCTACGTCGAAAGCTGCAGCATGTTCACCCGCGGCGGCGTCTATCGCATCGTGAAGGAGGCCCTCGGCGGCACCTTCGCCAAGCTCAGCGTCTCCGCGCTGATGTTCGACTACATCCTCACCGGCCCTATCTCCGGTGTCTCCGCCGGCCAGTACATCGTCGGTCTTCTCAATGAGCTGCTGCGGCTTGGCTCCAATCACCATTGGATCCACGGTGCCTTCACCCACACCAGCGGCGTCGCTCGCCAACTCCCCGTGGACGGCACCTCCGCCGTCTTCGCGGGACTCGTCACCGTCTACTTCTGGTGGCAGAACATCAAGGGCATCGAAGAGTCGAGCGACAAGGCCCTCAAGGTCATGAAGATCACCACCGTCATGGTGGTCCTGCTTCTCTCCTGGGGCTTCTTCACCGTCCTGCGCACCGGAGCTCATCTACCTCCGCTACCTGTCCCGGCAAATCTGCACTTCTCAAACGACGCCCTCGGCTTCCTCAAGAACACCAGCTTCGCCAAGACCCTCGGCCTCTTCGGCGTCATCATGGCCTTCGGCCACTCCGTGCTTGCCATGAGCGGCGAAGAGTCCCTCGCCCAGGTCAACCGAGAGATCGAGCACCCCAAGCTCAAGAACCTCAAGCGTGCCGCCATCGTCATCGCCATCTATAGCTTCATCTTCACCGGCATCGGCTCGCTCCTTGCGGTCATGATTATCCCCGACGCCGTCCGCGTCTCGGTCTATCGCGACAACCTCATCGCCGGCATGGCGATGTTCATGGTTGGCCCGCTCGCTGCTCGCATCGCCTTCCGCATCTTCGTCGTCATCGTAGGCTTCCTCATCCTCGGCGGAGCGGTAAACACCGCCATCGTCGGCTCAACCGGCGTCCTCATGCGTGTCGCTGAAGACGGTGTCCTGTCCGACTGGTTCCGCAAGCCGCAGCACAAATTCGGCACCAGCTATCGCATCGTCAATCTCGTCGTCCTGCTGCAGCTCTTCACCATCCTCGTCACCCGCGGCAACGTCATCATGCTCGGCGAGGCCTACGCCTTCGGCGTCATCTGGAGCTTCACCTTCAACTCGCTCGCCATGCTGGTACTTCGCTTCAAATACCACGGCGAGCGTGGCTGGAAGGTTCCCGTAAATATCAAGGTGGGCAAGACCGAAATTCCGCTCGGACTTCTCTCCGTATTTCTGGTTCTTCTCACCACCGCAATCGTCAATCTGTTTACTAAATCGGTCGCGACCGTCAGCGGAGTCTTATTCGCCGCAACCTTCTTCGTCATCTTCTCGCTCTCCGAACGCGACAATAAGAGACGTCACGATGTCGCCACGCGGCAGATGAAGGAACACTTCCAGCTTGAGCACCGCGACGACATCGGCACCGAAGCTCTCGACATCCGCCCCGGTGCAGTCATCGTCTCCATGCGCGACGCCGGTGCTCCTTTCGCTCTCAAGTGGGCGCTATCCCGCACGAATACCGACGAGCAGGATCTAGTCGTTTTAGCTGCGCGCATGATGGGCGCAGGCGGCCCGGATTATCTGAGCCCTGACGATCAGCTCTTTAGCGAACACGAGCAGATGCTCTTCACCAAGGCCGTCTCCGTCGCCGAAAGCTTTGGCAAACATATCTCGCTCCTCGTCGTTCCCGCCGGAGATATCTTCGCGGCGCTCGTCCAGACCGCGAAGTCGCTCGAAGCGGGTGCCGTGGTCTGCGGGCTCTCTTCTAAGCTGACCGCGCAGGAACAGGCCTATCACACAGGGCAGGCGTGGGAGCAACTCCCCGAGCCCAAGCGGCAGTTCACCTTTTACGTCGTCAAGCCCGAAGGCGAGGCTATCAGCTTCCACATTGGCCCACACGCTCCAGCCATTGAACAGCGCGAAGTCCAGTTGGTCCATCGTCTCTGGCTAAGCTTGCGTAAGTCGCCTGAGATGCATGACCTGCATCACAGCGATGTCATGACCTATGCGTTAAGCCGCATGGCCAGAGAGTTTTCGCGCGACCGTGAAGGCACGCTTCGCGACCTTCGTCGATCGATTGAGGAACATAGCAGGTTCCAGCGGCTTGGGGATGTACGCTTCGAGATATTCGACAACCACGATAAGGATTTGATCAAAGCGCCCAGCGAAACTGAAGAAGCCATCGAAGAGAGCGACGTGGATGGCTTTGAAGCGGATGCGATTATTCCCGTATCGAAAGAATAATCCGTGTACTTCTTAGCACCTTTTCCACTTGACAATTGCAAACCTAACTATATTTCTGTATCTTCTTTCAAAGAAGTCGCGATACTTAGCTCTTTGCTGGATAACTTGCGAGACGCGATTTTTTAGGAGGCGTCAAGTGGATGTAAGTCTGATTCTTGCGGAAATTGATTCTCAGATCGCGAAGCTGCAGCAGGCACGCGATATCATCTCTGGAACATCATCGGCTCCCGCACCAGTAAAGACCGGGGCGAAGCGTGGGCGGCCGAAGGGCAGCAAGAACGCCACCACAAAGATCGTTGCAACAGCGCCGCTCAAGGCGACTGCCAAGACGACGAAGCGCAAGCTAAGCCCTGAAGGGCGCAAGGCCATCGCCGACGCCATGAAGAAGCGTTGGGCTGAGCGCAAGAAACTCGCATCAAAATAACTTTCCCCATAAAAGTATCCGGCCCGCAAATCAGGCCGTTACCCACACAGCGCGATCGAGAAAAAAGGCGCCCGGATCTCTCCAGGTGCCTTTCCGCTTTAACGCCGTACATCGCTACGTCACTACTTAACGAGTCGCCAGCACTTCGCTCAAATTATCTTTCGCCAGAAAAAATCGATATCCGCTGAACGCATGCAGCAGCTTTTCAATCTGCCGATTGTTATACACATGCAGGATAGGATGGGCCCCGGTGCGCTGAATATCGATCGCATCGGTCGGTGTCAGGTGATAACGCGAGAATCTCACCTCGCCCGCATTCACTTTGGAGTGAAAGAACCCCAGCAGCACACCGCCCGGCAGCATGACCTCATGGATTCGATCGATCACCGGCGCAAGCAGCGGCGCAGGCAGATAATCCGCGGTATCCCAGAACGTGACCACATCGAACATCCGCCCCGCAAAGTCCAGGTTGGACTTCACGAACCGCTCCACATCGAAGTGCTTCGCTTCGCTATCCTCGCCAGCGACCATGTATTCAGGCTTCGCCGCTTCGTCAACAAGGTTCGCCATGTAGATGCTGTGGCCAAGGCTCGTAATGTAATTGATGTTGATCGCCGAAGTAGGCCCGATATCGAGGATCCGCAGTCCTTCATTCGTCGCAAGATGCTTCTGCAACTGCGCCCATCCGCTCGACTTGCGCGACTCTCGAGCGGCTTCCTCGCGTTCGCTGGTGGAACCGTGATTGCCAAAGAAATTCAGCATGGGGATCTGTCCACAGTCTAGAGCCGCACACGCCGCTGGTCTAGTAGCACTCTAGTGCCAGACCCGGCTAGACCTTCCCTTCGCCGAACAAGGGCGCGTCCGTCACGGCAGGCGCCTTCGCCGCAGCTCCACCAGGAGTGGCCGTTCCCACATCCACGCGCCCACGAATCGAAGCCTTCTCTTCGATCGACAGGCGCGAAGTCAGAATATCGCCCGTGACCTCGGCGGTCTGCCTCAGGTCCACTCGCCCCGATGCCTTGATGTTCCCTTCGACTCGTCCGTACACCACGATGTCCCGAACCTCCAGGTCCGCGACGATATGCGCGTTTGGCCCCACTGTCAGCCGGTTTCCCGCCAGCGTCAGCGTTCCCTGCACCGACCCATCCAGGTAAAGATCTTCTCCGCCCGTAATCTCGCCGTGGATCGTTACCGAACGCCCAATCACCGTGGTCGCTTCTGCTGGCTTCATGCTTATGGAGTCTCCCTTGGCTTTCTCGTGTTAGCCCGAACTATACCCAAGCCATCCCCAACCTGCAAACCGCAACCTTGTTCGCTGCAAGAACGTCTTACCTCATGCGATCCTTGCATCATCGCTCAAAGGCGCTCGCCTATTCCCAAGAGGTGTCGTATCTCAACCCGAAACAAATCTATGCGCTTCGCCTCGCTCACCCTCTGCGTTGCAATGTCACCGCTTCTGCCGGCCCAGCACACTTCTTTCGTCTCCGCCCCCGCAAAGTCATGGGCAGTCGACGCCGCCGCCAAAGAGATCGACATCATCAACCACTCCGGCTCCTACATCCGCTATCGTCAGCGCGCCATCGACGACAAAGGCGACGAGCTCCGCGATGTCATCGAGTCAAAAGACGGCGCAGTAGCCCGCCTGATCATGCGCGACAATCGCCCGCTCACGCCCGAAGAGGACCAGGCAGAGCGCGACCGCCTCACCGCCCTGCTCGATCATCCCTCCGAGTACGCGCGTCACGTCAAGAACGAGAACAGCTCCAAGAAGATGGCCATCGACATGATCAAGATCATGCCGAATGCGATGATCTTCACCTATGCCCCGGACCAGACGCCCAGCCCCGAGAGCTCCGCGCCCCAGGTCGTCATCGACTACGCACCCGACCCCGCGTTCAATCCGCCCAACACCACCAGCGAAGCCCTTACCGGCCTTCGCGGCCGCATCTGGATCGACGCCAACGCAAAGACCATCGTCCACATGACCGGTGAAATCTTCCGGCCCGTAAACTTCGGCTGGGGCGTCCTTGCCCACATTTATCCGGGTGGCAAGCTCGACCTCGACCAGGCATCAGCCGCCGGCTCACGCTGGAACATGACCAGCTTCCATGAGGAAGTCACCGCACGCGCCCTCATGGTCAAAACCATCGCTGTCAAAAAGGAGTTCCACTCGCTGGACTTCCAGTCCATGCCCGGCCCCATAAGCTACCAGGACGCCATCCACCTTCTGCTCAACACACCTCTGCCAAGGTAGCGGAGGAAATACTAGCTCTTGATATCTCCGATATCTGCGACTAGTCATGGGAACAAAGCGGTCTTGCCTAAGCGCACGGCTTCAACCGTGCCCGTAAGACTTCCGTTCGTTTCGCGGCTTTAGCCGCTGAGGTACGCTTCTGAGCAAGCGACAAAGCTAACGGCATCGCGAACCACCCTCGCGTCTGCGCGCTGATTTAGCTACTAACTTCGCTTCCTTCAGTATCGCGACAACGCCTACACCAACTCCCGCGCCCGAGCCTTCATCGTCTCCCGTCGCACAGTCAGCTTTTCTATCCGGTCCCGTCGCACCTCAAAGCCCATCCCTGCCACCTGCGGGACCACAATCTCACCCGCGCTGCTTACCGTCACCTCGGGCTCGATGATGTCCTCCGACCAATACCGCTTCGATGCCGATACATCCCCGGGCAGCGTAAAGTTGGGCAGCGACGACAGCGCGATGTTATGCGCCCGCCCAATGCCCGTCTCCAGCATGCCGCCGCACCACACCGGCACGCCTCGCTCTGCCGCGACGTTATGAACCGCAATCGCCTCGCTGAAGCCGCCCACCCGCCCATTCTTGATGTTGATGATCCGGCACGACTCCATATCGATCGCAGCCAGCGCATCCCGGCGATTGCGGATTGACTCGTCTAAACAGATTGAGGTGTCCAGCCGCTTCTGCAGCATCGAGTGAAAATAAAAGTCGTCGTACCACATCGGCTGCTCGATCATCAGCAGGTTGAACGCGTCCCACTCGATGATGTGGTCGAAGTCCTTCATCCGGTAAGCCGAGTTCGCATCGCAGCTCAGCGTAATGTCAGGCCAGCGGTTCCGCACCGCCTCAAACATCTTCGTATCGTGCCCCGGCTTGCACTTCAGCTTGATCCGCTGATACCCCGCCGCAAGCTCCGTCTCAATCTTCTCCATCAGCTTCGGCAGCGAGCTCTGTAATCCGATCGACACGCCGCATGGAATCACCTCGCGAACGCCTCCCAACAGGAAACCCAGGCTCACACCGTTCCGCTGCGATTCCAGGTCCCACACCGCGTTCTCAATGGCCGCCTTGGCCATGCGGTGCCCGCGCACCTGCCCAAAGATGTGCGGACAGTTCCCTCCACCGCGGAGTTTCTCTCCCGCATTCAACAGGCTCGGAACCAATTCGCCTGTCATCACTCCCCAGGCCGTGTCGACGGTCTCGTCGGAGAAGTAAGGGTGCTCGCCCGCGACACACTCGCCCCAGGCCGTGAGTCCCTCAGACTCGATCTCGACCAGTAGGATGCGGCGCGCGTCGGTCACGCCGAAGCTCGTCTCAAACGGATGCGCTAGTGGAAGGTTGATCTCGCGAAGGTGAATGGCATCGATCGTGATCGTCGACATAGTTCCTGTCCTGTTGTTTTCGTGGGGTGAACTGCTTCGGGGAGCGGCAAGCGGCGGCAACAGCTTCGAGATCGACTCAGGTGCGAACTCCATCTATCCTATCGGACATCCACGCCCAGAGTTGTGGACTTTTCCAAATTCCCCAGCAAAAACACGCCGTTCCCCTCGGCATCGCGCTCGTACCCGACAATCGCTAATCCCGTGGCAAACGCGTCCTGCAGGGCGATGCGGTTCGCCGTCTGCACCGCCTCCGCGCGCGGTCGCAGCTCAGCCGCAGCCTTCCATTCGGCAACTTGCTTCGGGACGACCACTCGCTCCAGCGGCTCAACCGTAGCCGCTTCACCACTTAGAACGTTCTCCACCCGCTCCGACCGCAGCCACCACTCCGCATACAGCCGATCGGTCGGCAGCCCGCCCTGCAGCACAGAAGTCGACGCCCCATAAAAATTCGCCTCATACCGCCGCGAGATCGCCCCCAGCTTCGCGATGTTCAGATACGCATTCTTCGTCTCCAGCGGATCGTAAGTCCACTCCATCCTCTCGATACCTCTGGCGATCGCGTCATCCCTCTGCGCCAGCTTCAGTCGGCGTCCAAGCCCCGCGTTGCGATACTCCGGCAGCACCGCCAGCATGTGCGAGTGCAGATAAGCCGTCCCCTCGCGATAAGCCGGCAGCGCCATCGCGAATCCGATCATCTTCCCATCGCCAGCGAATGCACCCACCACCTGGCCGCCGATCTTCATCGCCAGCAGAAACATCCTCCGCGGCACGATATCGCTATCTTCATACCCCCAAACAGCACCCTGGATATCGACGCACTGTTGAAACTCCTCCAGCCCCGCCGCCATTCGGATCAAGACATCGCCGTTCGGACCTTCCATCGGACTCTCTTACCCCTATTCTAGAAAATCGTCATCTCGACCGGAGCCGCGCAGCCTTATCGCGCGGCGCAGTGGAGAGACCCCCGCATTTTGTCTTTCATTCTTGGCATGATTTCCAGGCTGTCCTTGGGCCCCATACCCTTGTCATCCTTCGACGAAGTCGGAGGATCCGCTTTCTTCTCCATTACCGATCCCTATCGTCTGCGAAGGAGCCCCTTGCCTCTTTGCCTTCACCCAAAACGCTTCCAGCTCCACCGCACTCTTCCCACGCAGCCCGTCCTCTCCCGCCTCCGCTTCCATCCCCGCAAATCGCCGCCGAAACTTCGCATTCGCCCCACGCAGCGCCGCATCCGGATCGACCTTCAAATGCCGCGCCAAATTCACTGCCGTAAACAGGAGATCGCCAAGCTCCGCTTCCATTAACTCGCGCGAGCCGGTTGCAACCTCAGCCTTCAACTCTTCAATCTCTTCATCGAGCTTCTCGAACAACTCTGTCGCCCGCCCATCCGCGTTCGGCCAGTCGAAGCCCACCTTAGCCGCTTTCGACCCCAGCTTTCCCGCCTCCAGCAGCGGCGGCATAGCGCGAGGCACCTCATCCAGCAGCGAAGCTGCTTTCATTCCAGCCGCCTTCTTCTCCTCCAGCTTGATCTGTTCCCAGTTCCGCAGCACCGCATCCGCGTCGGTCGCCGTGACACCTCCCCCCGTCTCTCGGGAAAAGATATGCGGATGTCGCCGGATCAACTTCGCGTTCAGGTTCGCCGCAACATCATGGATATCGAAGTACCCAGCCTCCGCTGCCATCTGCGAATAAAACAGCACCTGCAGCAACAGATCGCCCAGTTCATCTTTCAAATCCGGCCATGCCCGGCGCTCGATCGCGTCGAAGACCTCGTAGGTCTCCTCCAGCGTATGCCGCTTAATGCTGTCGAAGGTCTGCTCACGGTCCCAAGGACACCCATCCGGCCCCCGCAGACGCGCCATGATCGCAACAGCTTCAGCAAACGCATCTTCTCTTTCTTCCATCGCCCCCAAGCAGCAAGCCCTCCCCAGCTACGAAAAGCCTACAGCATCTTCACCACCCATCCCGACCCGCTGCCGTATCACTCGCCTCCACGGCCGTCATTCTGAGCGAAGCGAAGAATCCCCGCATTTATAGTTGTCAGTTTTCAGTAAACCTCCGTCATCCTGAGCGAAGCTTCTTGCAGCCTCACCGCAAGAAGAGCACTCGAAGGACCCCGAGCGATCCCACATCACCCAAACCCCTGAAACCTTTCAGCCACAAGAATCCCATGCCACAATAAAACAGCGATGCCCCCGACCACCCAATCCGGAACGCCCCGCGCCTGGAAGTTTCTTCTACTCCTACCCTATTTAGGCCTCTGCTTCCCTCAGCTCTACACCCGCTCCATCCCAGCGCTCTTCGGCTTCCCATTCTTCTACTGGTACCAATTCCTTTGGGTCATCCTCACCTCAGCCATCCTGGCCGTCTACTACCTCCTCACCCGCCGCAGCACTACACCCTGAACCATACCGTTAAAGAGGCTAACGGAACCCTATACAAGCGGTTCCGTCGCGGTGGGAGGGAAAGCGGATCCGGAGGTTTCCCGATTCGCCCCGTAAGCGGGTTGGTCGTGCGGAGGTAAGGCGAGGTTTGGTAATGCAGCTTGTTGGCGGCGTTTTATTGCCCACCGCTCGGAACTGTAGAACTTGACGGCTGAGATTGCTGGCCCATATTGCTCATCAACTTCACTTCAACTCTGCGATTCTTAGCGCGCCCCGTAGCTGTCTTATCGGATGCAACCTGCTGATCTTTACCAATGCCGATCAGATAAAACTTGTGCGGAGGAACGTTGTATTGAGTCGCTAAGTAATTAACTACAGCATCCGCGCGGCGTTGGCTGAGCTGATAGTTGTATTGAGCGTCCCCAGTAGAGTCAGTTCCGCCCGTAACTTCCAGCAAATAGCCCTTTGTGCTATTCAAATTGGCCGCAAAGTCATCCAACTGCTTCTTATCCGCCGCCGTAAGCACAGCCTTGTCGAAGGCGAACGTGACACTCACATCCGAGACCGGTTTGTAGTTATCCAGGTTCGCAACCACGCCGCTCAGAGTGTCCACGCGGTTGTAAGCATCCTGCGCATTCTGTCCAGCGGCGTTCGCGGCTTCGCCAGCAGCATTGGCGTGCTGATTCGCTGCGTCCGCCGAAGCCTGTGCGCCAGCGATTCCCTTTTGGGCCCGGTCATCCGTGTCGCCAATCGCCCGGTGGTCCGCCGCCGTCTTTGCATCCAGCTCGTTCGTCTGCTGAACCAGAGGGCCAGTCTGTGCCTTCACGTAGTTCTTCGAAGCGCATCCGGTCACGCCTAAGCCCATCGCCAGAACTCCGGCGGCAAAGATCCCCGCCGTATACATCGTGCGCGATGCTGACTGCACCCGCACCCTACCAGAAGCGTAAGTTTTCATAGTCGTTCTCCACGTTCGGTATTACTTCTCTTTAGATGCAAACCTCCATCCGTCGTTGGCTAGATCAACTAAGCCGCTTCTAATCAGACCTTTGCCAATCTTTCGCAAAATCCCCCAACTTCCGCCCCAACATCGCAAAGCATTTTTTCCCCACAAACCAGTCAATTTTTCCCAACAACTTTTTCCGAGCGACAAATCCCTCACCCACCGGCCTGATCCACGCGAAGGTGAAACAGAAGCCCGCTATCCTCCGCAAACCCGCCTTTCCCTTATCCCTTCTCCCTCGCCGCCTACACCCTGCACCCTACCCCCTGTCTTCCATCTACACTTGAATCAGCCCCAAATGGATCTCCTTGCCAAAATCCGCACAATCCCCACCCTCCCCGGCTGCTACCTCTACAAGAACGCCGAAGGCGAGGTCATCTACGTCGGCAAGGCCAAGAACCTTCGCGCGCGCGTCCGCTCCTACTTCCTCGAAGCGAACCAGATGAACGCCAAGACCGGCTCGCTGATGCGCGAGGCCGTCGACGTCGAATACATCACCGTAGACAACGAGCGCGAGGCCCTCGCCCTCGAAAACAACCTCATCAAGCAGCGCAAGCCACGCTTCAACATCCTGCTGCGCGACGACAAGACCTACCCCTACATCAAGCTCACCCTCAACGAGCGCTTCCCCAAAGTCTTCGTCACCCGACGCCTGCGCAAGGACGGCAGCGCCTACTTCGGGCCTTACTTCCCTGGCAACCTCGCCTACAGGCTGGTCGACCTCATCCACCGCAGCTTCCTCATCCCCAGCTGCAAGATCGACCTGAACCGCTACCACCCCCGCGCCTGCCTGCAGTTCTACATCAAGCGCTGCCTCGGCCCCTGCGTCGAAGGCTTCGTCACCCCCGAGGCCTACAAAGAGACCGTCCGCGACGTCCAGCTCTTCCTCGAAGGCCGCACCGAAGAGCTCGAGCGCAAACTCACCTCCCGCATGTCCGCCGCCGCCGAAGCCGAGCACTTCGAACTGGCCGCCCGCCTCCGCGACCAGGTCGTCACCGTCCACCAGATGCAGGACAAGCAGCGCATCGCCACCGCCGACAACGAAGACGCCGACGTCTTCGGCTTCCACTTCGAGAACCAGATGCTCGCCGTCAACCTCTTCCACATGCGTGGCGGCAAGATCGTCGACCGCCGCGAGTTCTTCTGGGAAGACCTCCCCGAGATGAACGCCTTCTTCGGCGAATCCCTCAACGAAGACCCCGACGCCGATAGTTCTACAGACGAAACCCAACATCAACTCCGTCATCCTGAGCGGAGTTCGTCGCGCTCTTTGCGACGAACGGAGTCGAAGGACCCCGATACCCTCTCCCAGCCTGAGCCGCTCGAATCTTTCTCCCAGGAAAGCCAGTCCTCTCAAGCAGAACCCAACCCCACCCAGTCCGCCCCCGAGATCACCGAAGCCCCCCCCATCCTCCAGCACACCCCCATCGAAGAACCCG
Coding sequences within it:
- the lnt gene encoding apolipoprotein N-acyltransferase gives rise to the protein MRSIAMRSWALAALSGLLQILPFPIAGPIPLWRTAFAWIGLLPLLYALLADDRRGERLSPWQSALLGYLSGVIWYAGNCYWIYQTMYLYGGLPKPVALGILVLFALYLGLYHALFGAVVGGLRRAGFGRNAVLLLVPFAWVAVELARARITSFPWDLLGMTQVDNPLLSRLAPVTGVYGLSFVVALVNTLWLLRVKVQGRRMMRPALAVAAVALCVGYVVGVHALPEVKLSPPTGAATLVQENLSVGAEQKGLPESIGQKLESFSHLSTHPSPTFLAGIPEMAGTPEVVILHRGGMDAQEVPEAQDQTQTWTPKTDLIVWPEAPSEFYTTEPEFLEAMHRLADSSKSLLIIGSLGIAPNPDPANGRPYLLYDSAAFFRPNDAGISRYDKIHLVPFGEYIPFKSLLGFAHKLTAGVGDMDRGTQRTVYQIGGHTYAAFVCYESIFGDEVRQFVKNGAQVLVNISDDGWYGDTGAAWQHLNMVRMRAIENHRWILRSTNTGVTAAIDPAGRVTAAAPRHVRTSLHVAFGYEDDETFYTRWGDLFAYGCVVVMAAAGLVSGATNKSAYPRG
- a CDS encoding APC family permease, with the translated sequence MKTSPPARQNSSQTVNRPPSGRIRLVVASSVMLTFISFWRAAAIVLNDLGSSAFYAGGIAEEAVGKSAPWFILGVMLFSFAVRAVYVESCSMFTRGGVYRIVKEALGGTFAKLSVSALMFDYILTGPISGVSAGQYIVGLLNELLRLGSNHHWIHGAFTHTSGVARQLPVDGTSAVFAGLVTVYFWWQNIKGIEESSDKALKVMKITTVMVVLLLSWGFFTVLRTGAHLPPLPVPANLHFSNDALGFLKNTSFAKTLGLFGVIMAFGHSVLAMSGEESLAQVNREIEHPKLKNLKRAAIVIAIYSFIFTGIGSLLAVMIIPDAVRVSVYRDNLIAGMAMFMVGPLAARIAFRIFVVIVGFLILGGAVNTAIVGSTGVLMRVAEDGVLSDWFRKPQHKFGTSYRIVNLVVLLQLFTILVTRGNVIMLGEAYAFGVIWSFTFNSLAMLVLRFKYHGERGWKVPVNIKVGKTEIPLGLLSVFLVLLTTAIVNLFTKSVATVSGVLFAATFFVIFSLSERDNKRRHDVATRQMKEHFQLEHRDDIGTEALDIRPGAVIVSMRDAGAPFALKWALSRTNTDEQDLVVLAARMMGAGGPDYLSPDDQLFSEHEQMLFTKAVSVAESFGKHISLLVVPAGDIFAALVQTAKSLEAGAVVCGLSSKLTAQEQAYHTGQAWEQLPEPKRQFTFYVVKPEGEAISFHIGPHAPAIEQREVQLVHRLWLSLRKSPEMHDLHHSDVMTYALSRMAREFSRDREGTLRDLRRSIEEHSRFQRLGDVRFEIFDNHDKDLIKAPSETEEAIEESDVDGFEADAIIPVSKE
- a CDS encoding methyltransferase domain-containing protein — translated: MLNFFGNHGSTSEREEAARESRKSSGWAQLQKHLATNEGLRILDIGPTSAININYITSLGHSIYMANLVDEAAKPEYMVAGEDSEAKHFDVERFVKSNLDFAGRMFDVVTFWDTADYLPAPLLAPVIDRIHEVMLPGGVLLGFFHSKVNAGEVRFSRYHLTPTDAIDIQRTGAHPILHVYNNRQIEKLLHAFSGYRFFLAKDNLSEVLATR
- a CDS encoding bactofilin family protein, with the translated sequence MKPAEATTVIGRSVTIHGEITGGEDLYLDGSVQGTLTLAGNRLTVGPNAHIVADLEVRDIVVYGRVEGNIKASGRVDLRQTAEVTGDILTSRLSIEEKASIRGRVDVGTATPGGAAAKAPAVTDAPLFGEGKV
- the menC gene encoding o-succinylbenzoate synthase is translated as MTIDAIHLREINLPLAHPFETSFGVTDARRILLVEIESEGLTAWGECVAGEHPYFSDETVDTAWGVMTGELVPSLLNAGEKLRGGGNCPHIFGQVRGHRMAKAAIENAVWDLESQRNGVSLGFLLGGVREVIPCGVSIGLQSSLPKLMEKIETELAAGYQRIKLKCKPGHDTKMFEAVRNRWPDITLSCDANSAYRMKDFDHIIEWDAFNLLMIEQPMWYDDFYFHSMLQKRLDTSICLDESIRNRRDALAAIDMESCRIINIKNGRVGGFSEAIAVHNVAAERGVPVWCGGMLETGIGRAHNIALSSLPNFTLPGDVSASKRYWSEDIIEPEVTVSSAGEIVVPQVAGMGFEVRRDRIEKLTVRRETMKARARELV
- a CDS encoding GNAT family N-acetyltransferase, which codes for MEGPNGDVLIRMAAGLEEFQQCVDIQGAVWGYEDSDIVPRRMFLLAMKIGGQVVGAFAGDGKMIGFAMALPAYREGTAYLHSHMLAVLPEYRNAGLGRRLKLAQRDDAIARGIERMEWTYDPLETKNAYLNIAKLGAISRRYEANFYGASTSVLQGGLPTDRLYAEWWLRSERVENVLSGEAATVEPLERVVVPKQVAEWKAAAELRPRAEAVQTANRIALQDAFATGLAIVGYERDAEGNGVFLLGNLEKSTTLGVDVR
- the mazG gene encoding nucleoside triphosphate pyrophosphohydrolase: MEEREDAFAEAVAIMARLRGPDGCPWDREQTFDSIKRHTLEETYEVFDAIERRAWPDLKDELGDLLLQVLFYSQMAAEAGYFDIHDVAANLNAKLIRRHPHIFSRETGGGVTATDADAVLRNWEQIKLEEKKAAGMKAASLLDEVPRAMPPLLEAGKLGSKAAKVGFDWPNADGRATELFEKLDEEIEELKAEVATGSRELMEAELGDLLFTAVNLARHLKVDPDAALRGANAKFRRRFAGMEAEAGEDGLRGKSAVELEAFWVKAKRQGAPSQTIGIGNGEESGSSDFVEG